In a single window of the Cydia pomonella isolate Wapato2018A chromosome 2, ilCydPomo1, whole genome shotgun sequence genome:
- the LOC133533978 gene encoding vesicle-associated membrane protein 2-like, translating to MGKDKEKDAEAAAAPPPGPPGPPKPREPQYGPDGELLGGPHTMQQQAAQRRLQQTQAQVDEVVDIMKTNMDKVLERDHLISDLSERAEALEDGASAFKSQAASLKNKFWLENLKMMIIMGVIGLIIIGILYVRYSGGDTPAVVQTAAAPAAPAPGAPAEGTPPPAPAAGK from the exons GGGCAAAGACAAGGAAAAGGATGCGGAAGCCGCTGCCGCCCCGCCACCGGGTCCGCCGGGACCTCCGAAGCCGCGCGAACCGCAATACGGGCCCGATGGCGAGCTGCTGGGCGGGCCCCATACTATGCAGCAGCAGGCAGCACAGCGGCGGCTGCAGCAGACACAAGCGCAAGTCGATGAG GTGGTAGATATAATGAAAACAAATATGGACAAAGTATTGGAGAGGGATCACTTGATATCGGATCTAAGTGAAAGAGCTG aggcTCTAGAGGATGGTGCTTCGGCATTCAAGAGCCAAGCGGCCAGTCTCAAGAACAAGTTCTGGCTAGAAAATCTCAAG ATGATGATAATAATGGGAGTAATCGGACTCATAATAATAGGTATTCTGTATG TCCGGTACAGTGGAGGCGACACCCCGGCGGTGGTGCAGACGGCAGCAGCGCCAGCAGCGCCGGCCCCAGGTGCGCCAGCCGAGGGCACCCCACCCCCCGCACCCGCGGCTGGCAAAT AA